TATCTTATTGTTATAACTTGATTGTAACTCGTCCCTTTTCTTAATTCATAATTCTTCTCCGCATGAAAAACTCTTAATAACAGTTTCTATATATTCTATTATTTTATCTCGAAATAATGCTTCATCATCACATACTACTATACGTATAATTTATAACTCACTTTCAATAATTTACATCAGTTATTCTTATTCACTATATTACTACATAATGAATTTTAAATAAAAAGTAACTATTCATCTATTAAAATATCTGAATAGTTACTTTTTTGTTCTTAGATATCTATCGAACTTTTAAGCTATACTTATACTGTGAATATCTATATAATTCTATTTTTACACAGATATAAGTAAACATTTATGTAATAAAAATTCTATTTCTTTTTTATATTTAACTAACTCATCTGAACTTATATTTTCTAATGCCTTTTCATTTGTACTAAATTCTTCACTTAGTTCATCAAATAAGGATATTATCTCCTCTTTATTTGTTTCTTTCAATTCATCCAAGTATTTTCTTATGGCATACTCAACATCATTGGCCCAATTATCTATAGCTTCCATTGATATTTCATTTATTTTTGTTTGCCAAGTTAATGAGTCATATAAGAAAAATATTGAATCTGTAAAAACATTTAAAGATTCTGTGATTCCTTTTACAGATGTGGCTTTTATGGTTTTTACTAAATGATTTAAATTATTAGTTCTTACTCCAATAGATGTTCTTTCTAAAACATTTGTAAGCTTCTTTAAATTTTTGCTATATGAATTAATCTTTTTAACTTTTCCATTATTTCTTTTAGAAGCTTTTCTAAACATTTCTCCCATAACTTGTTTTATAGTGTCCCCAATATGTTTTTCTATAATGCCTTCCATAACTTTAGTATATGAAGGAGTATTTATCCTTACCTTATTTTCTAATTTAGTAATTTCTATATTTAACATATTATCAATAACTCTATCTAAAGAAATAATTTCATCTTCAATGTAAGTTAATAAATTTTCAGTTTGTTCATTTGTAAGCTTTGGTACATAATAATGTTGCATTAGAGCAAAAGTTTCTTCTTTCATAGACCATTTGCTTTCATCATTTATGTATTCTGTAATTAATTCTTTAATCTTAAGATCAGACTTATCTATAAGCTTTATAGATTTTATTTTTATTCTTGCAAAAGATTTATCTATTGTTTCTAATATATTTTCTTTTTTATCTAAAAATTCTTTAATTATATTTATTCTTTCTTCTACATTTTCTTTCTCACCTTCAATATTGGCAATTTTAGAATTAATCTTTATATCACATTCACCCAATATGTAATCTTGATAATTTTTCAATATTTTTGAAAGTTCTTCCTTCTTATTAGGATCATTGACCCTTTCATAAATATAATCCCAAAGTTTTTTTGTCTCTGGATTCTTTTCACTACTACTTTCTATGAAAAATGATTTTACATCTTTGTGTATACATTCATTAACACTTTTTTTGATTTCACATATTCTCTTATTATCCTCTTGAACATCTTTTGGACACATGTTTATAGCTAAAACAACTTCCACATTATCATTTATTATTTCTCCAACATACTTTAAGAATTGGAAATCATCATCTCCAAGCCCAACTCTATAAGAAACAACATAAACAATAAAATCACTTTCTGGTATAAAATCTTTTAAAATTTCTTCATGCTCACTTATAAGAGAACCATATCCAGGAGTATCAAAAAGTCTCATTCCATTGTAGTTAGTTTCCTTACAGTTTCCAACATATTTTAATCTATTTAAATTTTCATTTGGTTTTACTGTAAAGACATCAAACTTATCCTTATCTAAAACTTCAATACTTGAATCCTTATTTATTGCTATAAAAGACTCTTCTGAGTCGCTATCTATAACAACTTCAGTAACAACTCCTGTAGTTGGTTTAACACTTTCAACTAATACCCTTTTATCAAATATACTA
The DNA window shown above is from Clostridium beijerinckii and carries:
- a CDS encoding GTP-binding protein, with protein sequence MDFFKSCVDRQKRIDKVVNIIENEDITSKNLLVNERIINPAHYVVMLGETSSGKSALINSIFDKRVLVESVKPTTGVVTEVVIDSDSEESFIAINKDSSIEVLDKDKFDVFTVKPNENLNRLKYVGNCKETNYNGMRLFDTPGYGSLISEHEEILKDFIPESDFIVYVVSYRVGLGDDDFQFLKYVGEIINDNVEVVLAINMCPKDVQEDNKRICEIKKSVNECIHKDVKSFFIESSSEKNPETKKLWDYIYERVNDPNKKEELSKILKNYQDYILGECDIKINSKIANIEGEKENVEERINIIKEFLDKKENILETIDKSFARIKIKSIKLIDKSDLKIKELITEYINDESKWSMKEETFALMQHYYVPKLTNEQTENLLTYIEDEIISLDRVIDNMLNIEITKLENKVRINTPSYTKVMEGIIEKHIGDTIKQVMGEMFRKASKRNNGKVKKINSYSKNLKKLTNVLERTSIGVRTNNLNHLVKTIKATSVKGITESLNVFTDSIFFLYDSLTWQTKINEISMEAIDNWANDVEYAIRKYLDELKETNKEEIISLFDELSEEFSTNEKALENISSDELVKYKKEIEFLLHKCLLISV